A window of the Diabrotica undecimpunctata isolate CICGRU chromosome 1, icDiaUnde3, whole genome shotgun sequence genome harbors these coding sequences:
- the LOC140438756 gene encoding uncharacterized protein isoform X2, translating to MYLYQTHDQFLQAAVSSLKLDNNVYSVAPSVVFLSSTFALMYVYFSQYSYSEWQIGIYHENCRKDEILQNQVLTHTCIFFVMLILSMFPLALLIPQLLHSQRIPNFFTWIVNDNTRHNTEIGTSIPYLERPPNILEQPHKRSTAAYRSKISSSFINPVARDTKVSSMRISRSMMTVQRGTMT from the exons ATGTATTTATATCAGACACATGATCAGTTTCTTCAAGCGGCCGTATCATCGCTAAAATTAGACAACAATGTTTATTCTGTAGCTCCTAGTGTAGTTTTCTTAAGTAGTACGTTTGCACTGATGTACGTTTATTTTAGCCAGTACTCTTATTCAGAATGGCAGATTGGAATATACCAT GAGAACTGTCGAAAGGATGAAATCCTTCAAAACCAAGTACTTACTCACACATGCATATTTTTCGTAATGCTGATTTTATCGATGTTTCCTCTAGCATTGCTAATACCGCAACTTTTACATAGCCAAAGAATACCAAACTTTTTTACATG GATCGTTAACGATAACACCAGACATAACACCGAGATAGGCACGTCTATTCCCTACCTAGAAAGGCCTCCTAATATTTTGGAGCAACCTCACAAGCGTTCAACAGCTGCATACCGATCGAAGATATCCAGTAGTTTCATCAATCCAGTGGCACGTGATACAAAAGTATCATCTATGAGGATTAGTAGGTCTATGATGACAGTCCAAAGGGGAACTATGACATAA
- the LOC140438756 gene encoding uncharacterized protein isoform X1 — protein sequence MYLYQTHDQFLQAAVSSLKLDNNVYSVAPSVVFLSSTFALMYVYFSQYSYSEWQIGIYHNLVFHWAYFYIARIWLVMVKLARYLIEYMDKYIEENCRKDEILQNQVLTHTCIFFVMLILSMFPLALLIPQLLHSQRIPNFFTWIVNDNTRHNTEIGTSIPYLERPPNILEQPHKRSTAAYRSKISSSFINPVARDTKVSSMRISRSMMTVQRGTMT from the exons ATGTATTTATATCAGACACATGATCAGTTTCTTCAAGCGGCCGTATCATCGCTAAAATTAGACAACAATGTTTATTCTGTAGCTCCTAGTGTAGTTTTCTTAAGTAGTACGTTTGCACTGATGTACGTTTATTTTAGCCAGTACTCTTATTCAGAATGGCAGATTGGAATATACCAT AATTTAGTGTTCCACTGGGCCTATTTTTATATCGCTAGGATTTGGCTTGTTATGGTAAAATTAGCAAGATACCTTATTGAATATATGGATAAATATATAGAG GAGAACTGTCGAAAGGATGAAATCCTTCAAAACCAAGTACTTACTCACACATGCATATTTTTCGTAATGCTGATTTTATCGATGTTTCCTCTAGCATTGCTAATACCGCAACTTTTACATAGCCAAAGAATACCAAACTTTTTTACATG GATCGTTAACGATAACACCAGACATAACACCGAGATAGGCACGTCTATTCCCTACCTAGAAAGGCCTCCTAATATTTTGGAGCAACCTCACAAGCGTTCAACAGCTGCATACCGATCGAAGATATCCAGTAGTTTCATCAATCCAGTGGCACGTGATACAAAAGTATCATCTATGAGGATTAGTAGGTCTATGATGACAGTCCAAAGGGGAACTATGACATAA